Proteins co-encoded in one Klebsiella michiganensis genomic window:
- a CDS encoding sulfate transporter subunit, with protein MNKWGVGLTLLLASGGVLAKDIQLLNVSYDPTRELYEEYNKAFSAHWKQQTGDTVTVRQSHGGSGKQATSVINGIEADVVTLALAYDVDAIAERGRIDKNWIKRLPDNSAPYTSTIVFLVRKGNPKQIHDWNDLIKPGVSVITPNPKSSGGARWNYLAAWGYALHHNNNDQAKAQDFVKALFKNVEVLDSGARGSTNTFVERGIGDVLIAWENEALLATNELGKDKFEIVTPSESILAEPTVSVVDKVVEKKGTQAVAEAYLKYLYSPEGQEIAAKNYYRPRDPEVAKKYEKVFPKLKLYTIDEEFGGWTKAQQDHFSNGGSFDQISKR; from the coding sequence ATGAACAAGTGGGGCGTGGGTTTAACATTACTTTTGGCTTCTGGTGGCGTACTGGCGAAGGACATTCAGTTACTCAACGTGTCTTACGATCCGACTCGTGAACTGTATGAAGAGTACAACAAAGCGTTTAGCGCGCACTGGAAGCAGCAAACCGGAGATACGGTTACCGTGCGCCAGTCCCACGGCGGCTCCGGGAAACAGGCTACGTCGGTCATCAATGGTATTGAAGCCGATGTCGTGACCCTGGCACTAGCCTATGACGTTGATGCCATCGCCGAGCGGGGGCGCATTGATAAAAACTGGATCAAGCGTCTGCCGGATAACTCTGCGCCCTATACTTCCACCATCGTGTTCCTGGTACGCAAAGGCAACCCTAAACAAATTCATGACTGGAACGATCTGATTAAACCCGGTGTTTCTGTCATCACGCCAAACCCGAAAAGCTCAGGCGGAGCGCGCTGGAACTATTTAGCCGCATGGGGTTATGCGCTGCACCATAACAATAACGATCAGGCTAAAGCACAGGACTTCGTTAAAGCCTTATTCAAAAACGTAGAGGTGCTGGACTCCGGTGCCCGTGGCTCGACTAACACCTTTGTTGAACGCGGTATTGGCGATGTGCTGATTGCGTGGGAAAACGAGGCGTTACTGGCTACTAATGAACTGGGTAAAGACAAGTTTGAGATTGTGACTCCGAGCGAATCTATTCTTGCGGAACCGACGGTGTCTGTAGTGGACAAGGTTGTTGAGAAGAAAGGCACGCAGGCCGTGGCGGAAGCCTACCTGAAGTATCTCTACTCACCTGAAGGTCAGGAAATTGCGGCCAAAAATTACTATCGCCCGCGCGATCCGGAAGTAGCAAAGAAATACGAAAAAGTGTTCCCGAAACTGAAGCTCTACACGATTGATGAAGAGTTTGGCGGCTGGACCAAAGCGCAGCAGGATCACTTCTCTAATGGTGGCAGCTTCGACCAAATCAGTAAGCGTTAA
- a CDS encoding sodium:galactoside symporter, translating to MKLSIVEKVGFGAGDMAINVVIVAMQLLLAYFYTDIYGLKAADVGVLLIVVRMIDAFIDPAMGMLTDKISTRWGRYRPWLIWFAVPFGFAVYLMFITPDVAYTAKLAWAYFTYILMTVVYTAITIPYISLIGVISNDPVERLSANGYRFVMTKIAAFLVTIVVPMLAVWLGQGSKAHGYQLSMGLMGAMGTLLFIFCFLTTRERSEPELPSLSIKQQFANLLRNDQWLILGVVIMLLMCGYVIRGSVAAYYAKYYLGGGDALISPFLTTGVVASILAMVATTWVTKFWDKIKMFRYTQLITFALSLAMYFCVGQQSLVLAFIFYFLINFFCDMQMPVFWSSIAEAVDYGEKKTGLRVSGLAFGGILFFQKFGMGIAGGVLGFLLSHFDYQADVQQSARSLAGIALMMTMIPALFHLAVGLLMKKYLINNHYYRDIQADLAHRQA from the coding sequence ATGAAACTGTCAATCGTGGAAAAAGTGGGGTTTGGCGCCGGGGATATGGCGATTAACGTAGTGATTGTGGCCATGCAGCTCCTGTTGGCCTATTTCTATACCGATATCTATGGCCTTAAGGCAGCGGATGTTGGCGTATTACTGATTGTTGTCCGCATGATCGATGCTTTTATTGACCCGGCAATGGGCATGCTAACCGATAAGATATCAACCCGCTGGGGGCGCTATCGTCCGTGGCTGATTTGGTTTGCTGTTCCATTCGGCTTTGCCGTGTACCTAATGTTTATTACGCCGGATGTTGCTTATACGGCAAAACTGGCATGGGCCTATTTCACCTATATCCTGATGACAGTGGTCTATACCGCGATCACCATTCCCTATATTTCGCTGATTGGTGTGATCAGTAACGATCCTGTCGAACGACTGAGTGCCAATGGCTACCGCTTCGTCATGACAAAAATTGCCGCGTTTTTAGTCACTATCGTGGTGCCTATGCTGGCGGTTTGGCTGGGGCAGGGTAGCAAAGCGCATGGTTACCAGCTTTCGATGGGACTGATGGGGGCGATGGGAACCCTTCTCTTTATTTTTTGTTTTTTGACGACTCGCGAGCGCAGCGAACCGGAATTACCGTCGCTGAGTATAAAACAGCAGTTTGCTAATTTACTGCGTAACGATCAGTGGTTGATTCTGGGTGTCGTGATCATGCTGCTGATGTGTGGCTATGTGATTCGTGGTTCCGTCGCGGCTTATTATGCGAAGTATTACCTGGGCGGCGGTGATGCCCTGATATCTCCCTTCCTGACGACTGGCGTGGTCGCTTCTATTCTGGCTATGGTCGCCACCACCTGGGTGACGAAATTTTGGGACAAAATTAAAATGTTCCGTTACACCCAACTGATCACTTTCGCCCTGAGCCTGGCGATGTATTTCTGCGTTGGCCAACAAAGCCTGGTCCTGGCATTCATTTTCTACTTCCTGATCAACTTCTTCTGCGACATGCAAATGCCGGTGTTTTGGTCCTCGATTGCTGAAGCGGTGGATTATGGGGAGAAGAAGACGGGGTTGCGGGTATCAGGCCTGGCCTTCGGTGGCATCCTGTTCTTCCAGAAATTTGGTATGGGCATCGCCGGCGGAGTACTAGGGTTCCTGCTTAGCCACTTTGATTATCAAGCCGACGTTCAGCAAAGCGCACGCTCGCTGGCCGGGATCGCATTGATGATGACGATGATCCCGGCACTGTTCCACCTGGCCGTCGGGCTATTAATGAAAAAGTATCTGATTAATAACCATTACTACCGTGATATTCAGGCCGATCTGGCTCACCGCCAGGCCTGA
- a CDS encoding aminoimidazole riboside kinase encodes MHQRNKVWVIGDASVDLVPEQVNTYLKCPGGASANVAVCVARLGGNCGFIGCLGDDDTGHFLQHTLRDDGVDVTALRLDPRQTSAVLIVNLTPEGERSFTYLVHPGADAFVSPQDLPEFSAEQWFYFSSIGLTDSPAREACLAGASRIKAAGGHVMFDVNLRLNMWRDVGEIRPLLAEAIGQASICKVSAEELCWLGEVEHWQDARHLIHDLGCTTTIISLGEQGALLISPEGEFSFPAPKITVVDTTGAGDAFVGGLLYTLSRSGSWDHRLLVEAIENANVCGAMVVTAKGAMTALPYPEQFAAFKASHPIKITSTLQE; translated from the coding sequence ATGCATCAACGCAACAAGGTTTGGGTTATTGGCGATGCTTCGGTGGATCTGGTGCCTGAGCAGGTCAATACCTACCTGAAATGCCCAGGTGGCGCATCGGCAAATGTCGCGGTTTGTGTTGCGCGGCTGGGGGGGAACTGCGGGTTTATTGGCTGCCTTGGCGATGATGATACCGGGCATTTTCTGCAGCACACGCTCCGCGATGATGGCGTTGATGTCACGGCATTGCGCCTCGATCCACGACAGACCAGTGCGGTACTGATTGTGAATCTTACGCCTGAGGGAGAGCGCAGCTTTACTTATCTGGTTCATCCGGGGGCTGATGCCTTTGTTTCTCCTCAGGATCTCCCCGAGTTTTCGGCTGAGCAATGGTTCTACTTCAGCTCAATAGGGCTGACTGACAGTCCAGCGCGTGAAGCCTGTCTGGCAGGTGCCAGTCGGATTAAAGCCGCCGGAGGTCATGTGATGTTTGACGTTAACCTGCGCCTCAACATGTGGCGAGACGTAGGTGAAATCAGGCCATTGTTGGCCGAAGCCATTGGTCAGGCGTCTATCTGCAAAGTGTCAGCGGAAGAACTTTGCTGGCTGGGCGAGGTAGAGCATTGGCAGGATGCTCGCCACCTTATTCATGACCTGGGCTGTACGACGACCATTATCTCCCTCGGGGAGCAGGGAGCCCTGCTGATTTCGCCGGAGGGCGAATTTAGCTTCCCTGCCCCGAAAATCACGGTGGTAGACACCACCGGGGCAGGAGATGCCTTTGTGGGCGGGCTGCTTTACACGCTTTCCCGGTCGGGAAGCTGGGATCACCGCCTGCTTGTGGAAGCCATTGAAAATGCCAACGTCTGCGGCGCCATGGTGGTAACGGCAAAAGGGGCAATGACGGCATTGCCTTACCCGGAACAGTTTGCGGCTTTTAAAGCCAGCCATCCGATAAAAATAACCTCAACCCTTCAGGAGTGA
- a CDS encoding ADP-ribosylglycohydrolase, translating into MNVEHNKILGCLIGAAAADAMGAATEVRTQRQIRDYFGGWVTGFEKPPADTFGRCNEAGMCTDDFIQAKYIIDALLHHQRKVSDGAMREAFQRWLDYPFYANFTGPTTRAAMKAIFNDNRASLQGELEGEKQSVQIVNKGNAEATNGAAMKIWPAAVLHPGDIEAAIQSALDITRFTHNNVLAMSGAAAMAAATSEALQNVTSAESIIAAGIYGADRGYALAQEQGAMMVAGPSVARRIELAVSIGKRHLSWETAIVELADIIGSGLHVSEAVPAAFGLFACCSDSAVDAIISGVNIGNDTDTVATMVGALSGAFHGADAFPVDYLTTINRMNHFDLAELARQITG; encoded by the coding sequence ATGAACGTTGAACACAATAAAATTCTCGGGTGCCTGATTGGCGCCGCTGCCGCCGATGCCATGGGGGCGGCAACCGAGGTGCGGACTCAGCGGCAGATTCGCGATTATTTTGGTGGCTGGGTAACCGGTTTTGAAAAACCGCCGGCCGATACCTTTGGCCGTTGCAACGAAGCAGGGATGTGTACCGATGACTTTATACAGGCAAAATACATCATTGACGCCCTGCTACATCATCAGCGCAAAGTGAGCGATGGTGCAATGCGCGAGGCGTTTCAACGCTGGCTGGATTATCCGTTCTACGCCAACTTTACCGGCCCAACAACCCGGGCTGCGATGAAAGCTATTTTCAACGATAACCGCGCATCTCTACAGGGCGAGCTGGAAGGTGAAAAGCAATCCGTGCAGATAGTGAACAAGGGCAATGCGGAAGCGACCAACGGCGCGGCGATGAAAATTTGGCCAGCGGCGGTGCTACACCCTGGAGACATAGAGGCAGCAATCCAGTCCGCCCTGGACATCACGCGCTTTACCCATAACAACGTACTGGCGATGTCCGGCGCGGCGGCGATGGCGGCCGCGACCAGTGAAGCACTACAAAACGTCACTAGCGCAGAAAGTATTATTGCTGCCGGTATTTATGGTGCAGACCGTGGCTATGCGCTGGCGCAGGAGCAAGGTGCAATGATGGTCGCAGGGCCTTCTGTGGCAAGGCGCATAGAGCTGGCCGTGTCCATCGGTAAGCGTCACCTGAGCTGGGAAACGGCGATTGTTGAACTGGCGGATATTATTGGTTCCGGGCTGCATGTGAGCGAAGCGGTGCCTGCCGCATTTGGTCTGTTCGCTTGTTGTTCGGATTCTGCCGTTGATGCTATTATTTCTGGCGTTAATATCGGCAATGATACCGATACCGTCGCCACCATGGTTGGGGCACTTTCCGGCGCTTTCCATGGTGCTGATGCTTTCCCTGTCGATTATTTGACGACCATTAATCGCATGAACCATTTCGATTTGGCAGAACTCGCCAGGCAGATTACAGGCTAA
- a CDS encoding GntR family transcriptional regulator produces the protein MQVDKTSFTPLYKQLFYIICQQIQSGALPLGSQLPTQKALAQTYNVSLIVVKQAWSELIGAGIITSQRGSGSVVSAVPEGVSYGHTYRGITTDLRDASVAVENRILDIAPRRARDAQEDGLSLPAHHHYLYISRIRSLNNRPFNHEKIYLDLSFFPGLTLTAEALENASLYSLLKVKSDSAIEKVDAILPGADLCEKLQIEQNKPLLSVSRQTFMAGETRPFEYCRYYVLSDYFGEIHYH, from the coding sequence TTGCAGGTTGATAAGACGAGTTTTACCCCGCTATACAAACAGTTGTTTTACATCATCTGTCAGCAAATCCAAAGCGGGGCTCTGCCGCTGGGGAGCCAGCTTCCAACGCAAAAGGCATTGGCCCAAACCTATAATGTTTCGCTGATTGTGGTTAAACAGGCCTGGAGTGAATTGATTGGCGCCGGCATTATCACTTCTCAACGCGGCAGCGGGTCGGTGGTCAGCGCCGTGCCGGAAGGCGTGAGCTACGGGCACACGTACCGCGGCATTACTACCGATCTGCGCGATGCCAGCGTAGCAGTTGAAAACCGCATTCTTGATATCGCCCCGCGTCGCGCGCGTGATGCCCAGGAGGATGGGCTCAGTTTGCCCGCCCACCACCATTATCTCTATATTTCACGCATCCGCAGCCTGAATAACCGTCCGTTTAACCATGAGAAAATCTATCTCGATCTCTCTTTCTTTCCCGGCTTAACGTTGACGGCAGAGGCGCTGGAAAATGCTTCGCTTTACAGCCTGTTGAAGGTGAAAAGTGACTCAGCTATCGAAAAAGTGGATGCGATTTTGCCGGGGGCCGATCTCTGCGAAAAACTGCAAATCGAACAGAATAAGCCGCTACTTTCGGTGTCCCGCCAGACTTTTATGGCCGGAGAAACCCGGCCCTTTGAATATTGCCGCTATTACGTTCTCTCTGACTATTTCGGTGAGATCCATTATCACTAG
- a CDS encoding citrate transporter: MSLWLSDPLFLPGIIILITIVLWATSALPEYLTALLFFAAAMVAKIAPAEVIFSGFASSAFWLVFSGFVLGIAIRKTGLADRVARALSARLTDSWLHMVGIVVLLSYALAFVMPSNMGRIALLMPIAAAMAKRASIGEGTRAWYGLALAVGFGTFQLSATILPANVPNLVMSGAAEGSYGLHLNYLPYLLLHTPVLGILKGFVLIGLIAWLFPGKPLPPKQMDSPGPMSPEEKRLAWLLVAVLGLWVTESWHGIGPAWIGLIAACLTLLPRIGFISGEEFASGVNVRTCFYVAGILALATTVTHIGLGALVGEKLMAVMPLDASRPFTSFAALTGITSLLNFIVTANGVPALYTTFAESFSQATGFPLLSVIMIQVLGYSTPLLPYMASPIVVAMGLGKVPAREGLKLCLALAMVTFLILLPLDYGWFQLLHKL, from the coding sequence ATGTCGCTCTGGTTGTCAGATCCTCTGTTCCTGCCCGGCATTATTATCCTCATCACTATTGTCCTTTGGGCCACGTCTGCGCTCCCGGAATACCTGACTGCACTGTTATTTTTCGCCGCGGCGATGGTGGCGAAAATAGCCCCGGCCGAGGTGATTTTTAGTGGTTTTGCCTCGTCAGCCTTCTGGCTGGTGTTCAGCGGTTTTGTGCTGGGTATAGCGATCCGCAAAACGGGTCTGGCCGATAGGGTTGCGCGGGCGCTTTCTGCCCGGCTGACGGATTCCTGGCTACATATGGTGGGCATTGTCGTACTACTAAGCTATGCCCTGGCATTTGTTATGCCTTCCAATATGGGACGTATTGCCCTGCTGATGCCGATTGCTGCGGCGATGGCGAAAAGAGCGTCCATTGGCGAAGGCACCCGCGCCTGGTATGGCCTGGCGCTGGCCGTGGGGTTTGGCACTTTCCAGCTCTCGGCCACGATTTTACCCGCGAACGTGCCGAATCTGGTGATGAGCGGGGCGGCTGAAGGCTCTTATGGTCTGCATCTTAACTATCTGCCTTATTTGCTGCTGCACACTCCGGTGCTCGGCATTCTGAAAGGATTCGTGTTGATAGGCCTGATTGCCTGGCTCTTTCCCGGCAAGCCTCTGCCGCCAAAGCAAATGGATAGCCCGGGGCCTATGAGCCCCGAAGAAAAGCGGCTGGCATGGCTGCTGGTCGCCGTTCTGGGGCTGTGGGTCACGGAAAGCTGGCACGGGATTGGTCCCGCATGGATTGGGCTGATTGCCGCCTGCCTGACTCTCTTGCCGCGTATTGGATTCATCAGTGGCGAGGAGTTTGCCAGCGGCGTGAATGTGCGTACTTGTTTTTATGTGGCGGGCATTCTGGCTCTGGCCACGACCGTGACGCATATCGGCCTTGGGGCCCTCGTGGGCGAGAAGCTAATGGCTGTCATGCCGCTGGATGCCAGCAGGCCGTTCACCAGCTTTGCGGCGCTAACCGGCATCACCAGCCTGCTCAACTTTATCGTTACCGCTAATGGTGTTCCCGCGCTGTATACCACCTTTGCCGAGAGTTTTTCGCAGGCGACCGGTTTCCCACTTTTGTCCGTGATTATGATTCAGGTGCTGGGGTACTCAACGCCGCTCCTGCCGTATATGGCGTCGCCGATTGTGGTGGCTATGGGGCTGGGAAAAGTTCCGGCAAGGGAAGGGCTGAAGCTTTGTCTGGCGTTGGCCATGGTGACGTTTTTGATTTTGCTGCCGCTGGACTATGGCTGGTTCCAGCTACTGCACAAACTCTAA